The Montipora foliosa isolate CH-2021 chromosome 6, ASM3666993v2, whole genome shotgun sequence genome includes the window AAATGTTAAAAGGGGAGCCATGTTAGAGAGTGTCCTCTAAGTTCTTCTTCATTCAAACTGTTTTGCGACCATTTGTTTCAGCTGAACTTCATTCAAACCTTCGTGCAATTCGCTTCAGGTAGCTGTTTTTCTTGATTTCTGACAAATATTCCATGGAAGTGCTTGGTAATCTTTGTTAATAATAAAATGTTGTATCTATTTGATGGAAGTCAGTTGTTTGTTATGCTTTGCTCGCCATCTAAGTTATTTTTCAGCGCAGGGCGAACGAAGCTaaattttcccgcctttttgcCTGTGCAGCCGCCGGCCGTGACTATTTAAAGGtctttataataaagtttctatataacgcgcgctctcattggtttaaacagcgtgctttatgagagtacaaagcacggaacaaacgaaagcccaCGCCATCattcgcagaaatggcagatgaatttccgaattttaccttgggtattattgaagctgtcagttaaaggcttgctcagatattctgtcaagtgctttggatggaagacctcaaccgtcgcccggtccagcagttctttcaagctcagaaagtcctcacgctggagttcttcatttacaaaattcccaacaggttttcagattccagccgcaagcaatgaagagtttgttttccagttgtcatgtcggaaacgtgcaggttttcatgggcaacaattcggccggttttcactgaacttaatcatttagatcctcttttttgctgttttttacggactgaaaccgaacattgaggcacttgtttttccataaattctaattttgtgtgattttccagttgattcatgttttgacaagcctttgtttcattaaccaatcaaataatcttaaacattcttacaagcgcgctgattggtccaaagtagcgtgctttatcagagtataaagcactgtgctgacgacatctcagttcaccacaagcagcgcgcactttgaaaataaagtagaatttttgaagaaaattacttgttttttatcataaaacaaataaagaagccttgactgtgctctgttctgttgtaaagcacttaggaagcggctagagcactcaagaagtagggagaaacactcgcctatcggctcgtgtttccccctacacttctttcgtgctctagccgtttcctgcgtgctttacaacagaacagagcacagtcaaggcttctttatttgttaattaaagAGCCGCTGTGAAAAAAAAGCCGGTTAATTACGCGATAAGCAACAACTACACAGGCATAAACAATGCAGTTTCTGTGCGTTTATTTGtaacatgttctgtgcaaaGGCTCCGAGAACTTTGCGGGGCAAAGATAACTGTTGTGCAAGTTCTAGTAATTGCTGGGGGAAAATTTTCCGTCTTTCCGAACAAAGGTGTGCTTGTGTCTGAAACACTACGAGGAAAAAACCCCAGCAAATTCAGCGTGCTGCTTCCCGAAGCGTTCAGACAGCGACAAGTGCTCTGGCTGTCTTGTCATTTGCCCGCAGCGTTTAGTGACCGTGTTCGAAACAATTTCTCCACCCAAAACGAGTAGCAGTAAAATTTGTCATGGGCATTTGAAAACAGCCGACAACGATGACAGAATAATTGGCAACAAGTACTACAGCTCTGCCAGAAAGGTAAGCTCACGTGAAGAATTTATAGCATGGGTGATCCCAGTTTCATTTCCCTCACAATTAAGAGCTGAGTTGCACAGATTTCCTGGTTTGCTGTCATTGTTATTGCCAGCGACAACATCCCCAAGGGCGAAGCAAAGGTTCCACCAACAGATAACCGCGACTGGGGTGAACTCCTGAAGAAGTTAGAGGCattggaaaaggaaaacaaacatcTAAAGGAAATGTATATCATGTAAAACAAtctcaaacaaacaaactcacaTGACAACATTATTCAATTTTCAGGTGATGCCcaaaaaaccaaaaccacaTAGAATTAATACATTAACAACTGCAGCATTTGGTGGATGGCTAATCATCCGCGATCATGTAATTCATCAGTTTGGGCAAACTTGCAAAGATACAGAATACATGCTTCTCCTTCATCTTCTTGATGAAGTTCTCCCACTGGTGTTCTACTTTTACTGTACAGTTTTTAGAGGCGGCGATTTTGCTACATGGATTGGTGCTACATTCCGAATGGCTCTGGTTTTCATCACTTTTAGGAGAAAAAATTACGATAAAGCAACCCTCTGTCAATTGTCTGACATTCTTTATCATGCAGCTGAGAAAAAAAACCTGGTAGATAACATCAAGCAATACTTAAATGCATTCACCGAGAAGAAAGTGGAAGTATTTCACTCTGTTTTAAGAAGGTTCGTAAAAACCCCTCCGACAAACATCACATTAATTAATGACAGGCAATGTGTCACATTCTCAaacaatacatgtataatattgATGGTCGAAGTATTCTTTCAGTTGTGGAATGCTAAATACCACTTCTGACGTATCAGGCACAGATTCACTTataaagtgtaatgctaaattTTGTATTTGAAAACAAGACAATCATACGTGTACAGCTGTATACATCACattcacaaatacatgtaatggAATAACATTAATTATGTTTTACCTGACTGTATTACATGTATTGCAGGAATGTTCCCCTGTGGGCATCACCAGATGAAATTAGAATCGTGGCACATGCTTTAAGTGGAAGAAGGTTCGACCATGACTTTCTCCAGTGGTTTCTTCCACACTATACCAGAGGGAGAGGTATCCAAGATATGTCCTTGCTTGTGTACTCAGctgcagaatttttcattgaCTTGTTTTGTGAAGTGTGGAGTTCTCAggggcaaacaaacaaaatacttAAGGGAAGACGAAAGCACCAGGTTGGTTAACCCTTTGGGCTTAAGTCAAAAGAGTAAAAAAGCAACTCTAaatgcacatgtacatgtaacagagTATAAGTTGATATCTTCACTTCTGCATtcaacaatcaaggtttcatcTTTCTGCACAGACTCCCAAGTGACCCCTGGTAGCATTCATTGCCTCTCATTGTCATTGAAAAGACTTAAATACACAATGCAGgaactggaaaacctaaaattaTGAGATAAACATCATACATCATCGAATGATCTCCAAATTACATGTAAGTTGATGtgaatatatttctttttttttttagccatATTATTTTCCAACACTGGATTCTACACTTGATCAACGTTGCCTTCCACTGGGCTATGCCTTTTTTGGAAAAGAGCCTGATCCCAAACTGGCTTGCGATGATCCAGCATGTGAAGTTGTTGCTGATGAACAAGACATCATTCGCCTAAACTGTGGCCACACTTTCCACAAAGGCTGTTTCTTCAAAAACAGTTCAGACGAGGAACACAGCTATGCCTTACCAAGAGAAGAGATGAAGTGTGCTGTTTGCTATGAGCCATTATGTGAAAGGATGGAAGAACTTGCAACTTCACTTAACAGGTTGGTCTATTAAATAATTACAATTaaggaaaaatcaaaatggGCTAAGTATTCTGTAATCTAGCCCACTCTAACcctgaaaacaaaatttaaactttgaacGTTTCAATTAGCTTAATTACGATCACACTGAATATTCGGTAAAGgtaaatgaataattataatCATGAAAAATCGTACTTACCGTGGTCTATGTTCTTGTTTATACACACTGTTTTAGATACCTGGCAGGTGATGGTGATGACATGGACGCTGTTGAACCCGACGAGGAAGAAGATAACGATGATCATGATGATCCAGAGGAAGCAAATGATGAAGAGTCATCATTCGATAAGAACCACTTTTTGAAACAAGTTTTGAAGCTACAGCAAAAAGCAGTTGCCCGGTTCTCAGCTTTACCACAttgtcaaagaaaattaatgaccAGATTGGAGAAAACAACCAAATAGACGAACAAATTCGAAAATCGATCGAAGGCATCAATCTGCACTCGCATGTGCTCCCATGCAGCGACTACAAACCTGAAACGGCTTCTACAGAAGGCATTAAATTTGGAAAAGCCAATATAATTGGCAAGAATCCTCGTAAGGGCGATGGCTTTCTACTTCAATTATCATTAAGTAAGCGAATTATCGCAGTCGCCCGCCATTTTCATAAGTCAGCCGCTTCGCGCACGCGCATTAATCTGTAACTGGGTTTGCTACGTCATTATCGCTCATCCAATGAACGGTTCTGGAGGCAGGTAAAGGTATCTTCTCGctttacgccagtcccgattcATGTACTAGCCCCGTATTTCGTTTACATTGTAAAACATGCCGCTGTCGTCGTCACTTGAGAAGGCATTGAAGCGTTTCTCCTCTAACAGTCCTTTGCTTTGCCCCATAAAGTTTAAAGACAGAAGTTATCCCGTAGTTGGTTGTAGTTTTAGCAACGCATCCTTTGTCATGGATTATCATGAACTCGCCGACCACGCTGTGGTGAGTTAATTACGATATAGATCTATAGATTCATCGAAATATCGTCCAACGTTAAGTTTACTCATCAATTACAATGACTGCATTGATTACTGATAAATGACATTTATGTGAGGAAttaaggaaaagggaaaaaacatGAGTGACTTTTAAGTTTTGTTCATTAACAACATCATCGATCATTGGCTGTAACTGCTGCCGTCGACGGCGAAATACGAGGTACAAAACCCTATTGGGGTTTGTATCTCGTGGTTCGCCGCCTTAAAGCTTTACGTACAGACATACTTTCTGCCTTATAATTATGGTGTGCAGTAAAGGAATTGGAAAATTCTCATATGTTAATATGCGGGCTTGTTGAACGGTAGATTTGTCTGACGAAACGTCTGTGCTTTCACGCGAAAACATACAGTCATCGCTTGCAaaagtatgcaaatttccgcAATGTCTACTGATGATTGGGATCAACacatatttattatttaacatTCAAGACATCTTTTACTTGGTGATATTTTCTTACATTCTTGTTATCTTTGTGTTTaattaagggcggtgcctactattgttattgcgcatacgttctgcgcatctccaggtactcggatttcctatcggtgatgcttactaaaacagggatatttttgcgcggtttgaaactacccggagaaagtacatcttagtaagtactcttggtatgcaaaaagaaaattccagagataattaagcttcaatttgcgaaagaatgccatacattgctctgtattttaaagctttttacaaaaattatgcatgaattatctttgaaaaatgcgtggttacccccaattttctttttggatttcaataacacttgttaagatctacatttcctgcataatcacacaccggggaaaaaatatctttaattagtaggcaccgtccttaagtagtGACATTACAAGGAGAAAACAGATAGAAGCTCGTCACTGGTCACGGTTCGATCAAACATATGTCGTCTCAGCCGGAGCATTTTTCGTTGCGAGTAGAGAGTAGGTTGTCGTTTCTCAACGGATCATCATCCACTGTCATGGAGGGGAAgttgaaaaagggaaaaattttccatttccagacaataattttaaataagctaTTAAGCTTGTGATAACATTCTCACTTTAATAACGGTGCCACATTTTCTCACTGGCTAATAAATACAATCAGCTTTTTTGCAATGTGTGACAGTGAGAGGTTTACAGGGTATATTACTGTACACCTGCCAACTGTCACGCATTATGCGTGAGTCTCACGCTTGTGGATCTAAAATTGTGATCTCACGCATTCAGACTAATTTCTCACGCCTAACTGACAATAACAAGTGTAACTGCTTAAAAAGcgattaaataaaattaaattcaattgtTTTTTGACATTCGAGAAGTTGTCAGAACATCTTCGGAACCTCTTAATAGTGCTAAAGATTGGTTGGAAATCCTTTGGAAATTGTTGCCGGCCCTGGTCGAAAATCTTTCTTCACCTTTGGTTATCTTCGGAAGTCATCGGGAAATCTTCGGAAGTCGTTGGGAACCTTCGGCGATCTTCGGAAGTCTTCCGAAATCTTCGGCAATCTTTGGAAGCTGTCGGTAAATCGTTAGAAATTCAGATTCTGTGAGACAAAAAATCTCACGCATTTTAAAAAGAGGCTTCCCAAAATGTAGTATACAATATGGTAAAAATGGAACTGTAGCATGTATACAGTAAATTGTCTCGGTTCACAACAATGGTATATCATGTTGTGTTTGATGAGCTGTTGAAAGAAACTGGACATGGTTCGCGTATCATCGTGTCAAAATATCCTGAAATATCGCATTGTAATTGACTACCTGACCGCTTATAGAGGTCAAATACGATAAAATTAGCCAATTGGGAATTCTAAATGGTGACCGCGTCTGCTTAATAAAGGTGACTGCTTAATAGAAgtcaaatttacagtaaattaGGGGACttctttttgggaatttgatatGTGTACATTTAATGGAGGGTGACCGCTTAGTTGAGGGCCGCTTAATTGAGGTTTGACTGTACAAGttgagaaatttaaaataattgttcATTGATGCCATACATGGAACATAGAGCAAGATCAATAGAGAGGGACCTTCACAGGTTcatcatttctttgctgttttcaAAAGAAGACCCTAATTCAACACAGTTTTCCAGTATTCATTCCATACATGTAAATCTTTAATTAATGAGActcatttttttccttgcagAAAGGCGTACatatgaagaatttttttcaaaaaggactGGATTCACTGCAATCACTGCCTGTTTCCACAAACGCTCAAGAAGCAGTCCAGCGATTGAAGGATTATCTCAGTCGCCCTTCTGAGTCATTAATTACAAAGCTAAAAAAAGTATGCAAG containing:
- the LOC138006127 gene encoding uncharacterized protein, with the translated sequence MLLLHLLDEVLPLVFYFYCTVFRGGDFATWIGATFRMALVFITFRRKNYDKATLCQLSDILYHAAEKKNLVDNIKQYLNAFTEKKVEVFHSVLRRNVPLWASPDEIRIVAHALSGRRFDHDFLQWFLPHYTRGRGIQDMSLLVYSAAEFFIDLFCEVWSSQGQTNKILKGRRKHQPYYFPTLDSTLDQRCLPLGYAFFGKEPDPKLACDDPACEVVADEQDIIRLNCGHTFHKGCFFKNSSDEEHSYALPREEMKCAVCYEPLCERMEELATSLNRYLAGDGDDMDAVEPDEEEDNDDHDDPEEANDEESSFDKNHFLKQVLKLQQKAVARFSALPHCQRKLMTRLEKTTK